A region of Kribbella sp. NBC_01245 DNA encodes the following proteins:
- a CDS encoding glycosyltransferase family 4 protein — MSRILVVTNDFPPRQGGIETFVRALCDYLPSDELVVFTSTMPGDRAYDARLPFPVVRDRTTMLVPTPRVRRHAADVLREYQADRVIFGAAAPLGLMGPALRKAGARKIVAITHGHETWWAALPGSRQALRRIGNSADVVTTVSDWCASRIAPALSVEARGRMQRLRPGVDVRRFYPGCGGAEVRAKLALGNRPVVACVSRLVPRKGQDSLIRAWPEVLAVVPDAVLLLVGGGPDRGRLEGLVERFGVGESVIFTGPVPFAEIPPYQDAADVFALPCRTRRLGLEPEALGIVALEAAACGKPVLIGSSGGAPETVEAGRTGYVVTADNLTAHLLELLQSPIKAKAMGEQGRQRIHHSWTWPMTAQTLQLLLR, encoded by the coding sequence ATGAGCCGCATCCTCGTAGTCACGAACGACTTCCCGCCTCGCCAAGGTGGCATCGAGACGTTCGTACGGGCGCTGTGCGACTACTTGCCCAGCGACGAGTTGGTCGTCTTCACGTCGACGATGCCGGGCGATCGCGCGTACGACGCGCGCCTGCCGTTCCCCGTCGTGCGCGACCGTACGACGATGCTGGTGCCGACGCCTCGGGTCAGACGGCACGCGGCCGACGTACTGCGGGAGTATCAGGCGGATCGGGTCATCTTCGGTGCTGCCGCTCCACTTGGTTTGATGGGGCCGGCGCTTCGGAAGGCGGGGGCGCGGAAGATCGTCGCGATCACGCATGGGCACGAGACGTGGTGGGCCGCGCTCCCCGGATCGCGGCAGGCGCTGCGGCGGATCGGGAATTCGGCCGACGTGGTGACGACTGTGTCCGACTGGTGTGCGTCTCGTATTGCTCCTGCGTTGTCGGTGGAGGCGCGTGGGCGGATGCAGCGCTTGCGGCCAGGGGTGGACGTTCGGCGGTTCTATCCGGGGTGTGGTGGAGCCGAGGTTCGCGCGAAGCTTGCCTTGGGCAACCGGCCGGTGGTCGCCTGCGTATCGCGGCTGGTGCCGCGCAAAGGGCAGGACTCGTTGATCCGGGCCTGGCCGGAGGTGCTGGCCGTGGTGCCGGATGCGGTCTTGCTGCTCGTCGGCGGCGGGCCAGATCGCGGACGGCTCGAGGGATTGGTCGAGCGTTTCGGCGTGGGGGAGTCGGTGATTTTTACCGGGCCGGTTCCGTTTGCGGAGATTCCGCCTTATCAGGACGCGGCGGACGTTTTCGCTTTACCTTGCCGCACGAGGCGGTTGGGTTTAGAGCCGGAAGCGCTCGGAATTGTCGCGCTGGAGGCCGCGGCCTGTGGAAAACCGGTGTTGATCGGTTCTTCTGGAGGCGCGCCGGAAACCGTCGAGGCCGGGCGAACTGGATACGTGGTGACCGCGGATAACCTCACCGCGCATTTGCTCGAGCTACTGCAAAGCCCGATCAAGGCCAAAGCAATGGGCGAACAAGGCCGCCAACGAATCCACCACTCCTGGACCTGGCCAATGACGGCTCAGACCCTGCAACTACTGCTCCGTTAG
- a CDS encoding M48 family metalloprotease: MTSAAPVAKDRNAPRWAALALAIALVAVIVWTTPWVSLKGIPPADAALDFTAQEIDRQQRFRSELLPLSTVSWILSLLVPLVIGFTPLGRRIYDTIRLKRWYVVLPLVAVVLGLLANVITLPTDIAGERVLRRWGLSTQDWGSWTRDRAVSWVIGTLGVIIVLLIVVALARKWRRWWWAPAAALAALLVIVVSFAYPVLIEPQFNEFTSMPAGAQRDAFMKLAADDGVPVKDVLVADASRRTTSLNAYVSGFGSTRRLVVYDTLLKAAPPEEVRLIVAHELGHAAEDDVLHGTLIGALAAAFAIVLLRVLLGARIADPRRTALLLAMITAGTTLAGPVQNLVSRRIEARADLHSLNLTRDPAGFADMQHRLSITNLSGLEPARWRYILFASHPTPPERIAMSRAWGAQNGIQVPPLVPK, from the coding sequence ATGACATCAGCCGCCCCCGTCGCCAAAGACCGGAACGCGCCGAGGTGGGCCGCACTAGCCCTGGCCATCGCCCTGGTCGCGGTGATCGTCTGGACCACGCCCTGGGTCTCGCTGAAGGGGATACCGCCTGCGGATGCCGCGCTCGACTTCACCGCCCAGGAGATCGACCGGCAGCAGCGGTTCCGGTCCGAGTTGTTGCCGCTGTCAACCGTATCGTGGATCCTCTCCTTGCTCGTACCGCTTGTCATCGGGTTCACCCCGCTCGGCCGGCGCATCTACGACACGATCCGCCTCAAGCGCTGGTACGTCGTACTCCCGCTCGTGGCCGTCGTACTGGGTCTGCTGGCCAACGTCATCACTCTGCCGACCGACATCGCGGGTGAGCGGGTGCTACGTCGTTGGGGTCTGTCGACGCAGGACTGGGGTTCGTGGACCCGGGATCGCGCGGTCAGCTGGGTCATCGGCACGTTGGGCGTGATCATCGTGCTGCTCATCGTCGTCGCGTTGGCGCGGAAGTGGCGCCGTTGGTGGTGGGCGCCCGCGGCGGCGTTGGCGGCGTTGCTGGTGATCGTCGTTTCGTTCGCCTATCCGGTGCTGATCGAGCCGCAGTTCAACGAGTTCACCTCGATGCCGGCCGGGGCACAGCGCGATGCGTTCATGAAGCTCGCGGCCGATGACGGTGTGCCGGTCAAGGACGTGCTCGTCGCGGACGCATCCCGTCGTACGACGTCACTGAACGCCTACGTATCCGGTTTCGGCTCGACTCGTCGCCTGGTCGTCTACGACACGCTGCTCAAGGCGGCGCCGCCGGAAGAGGTCCGGCTGATCGTCGCGCACGAACTCGGGCACGCGGCCGAGGACGACGTACTGCACGGCACCCTGATCGGGGCATTGGCCGCTGCCTTCGCGATCGTCCTGCTCCGGGTGTTGCTCGGGGCAAGGATCGCCGATCCGCGCCGGACCGCGCTGCTGCTGGCCATGATCACCGCCGGTACGACGCTCGCCGGGCCGGTGCAGAATCTGGTCAGCCGGCGGATCGAGGCCCGCGCTGATCTGCACTCGCTCAACCTGACCAGGGACCCGGCCGGATTCGCCGACATGCAACACCGCCTGTCGATCACCAACCTGTCGGGCCTCGAACCCGCCCGCTGGCGGTACATCCTGTTCGCGAGTCATCCGACACCGCCCGAGCGGATCGCGATGAGTCGTGCCTGGGGTGCGCAGAACGGCATCCAGGTACCGCCGCTGGTCCCGAAATGA
- a CDS encoding GntR family transcriptional regulator — protein MAALPVRIDRTSPVPLYHQLAEQLEAAISGGVLKPGDAFENEVALADRLTLSRPTVRRAIAELVNQGLLVRRRGVGTTVANRMVHRRVELTSLYDDLVREGRTPRTELLSLQSDAIHEPAALALDLPADTPLVAMVRLRYAGDAPLAILRNWLPASIGAGLTPEGLCADGLYALLREQGIRPTVARQRIGARNATAAERRLLHTSKAEPLLTMTRSAYDSDGKPVEYGNHCYRADQYAVDVMVSER, from the coding sequence ATGGCAGCCCTCCCGGTGCGCATCGATCGGACCAGTCCGGTGCCGCTCTACCACCAACTGGCCGAGCAACTCGAGGCCGCGATCAGCGGCGGCGTCCTCAAGCCGGGCGACGCCTTCGAGAACGAGGTCGCACTGGCCGACCGCCTCACGCTCTCCCGGCCGACCGTGCGCCGGGCCATCGCCGAGCTCGTCAACCAGGGCCTGCTGGTCCGCCGTCGCGGCGTCGGCACCACCGTCGCCAACCGGATGGTGCACCGCCGCGTCGAGCTCACCAGCCTGTACGACGACCTGGTCCGCGAAGGCCGTACCCCTCGGACCGAACTGCTCAGCCTGCAATCCGACGCCATCCACGAACCGGCCGCCCTCGCCCTGGACCTGCCGGCCGATACGCCGCTGGTTGCGATGGTCCGCCTGCGCTACGCCGGCGACGCCCCTCTCGCGATCCTGCGGAACTGGCTGCCCGCGTCGATCGGCGCGGGTCTGACGCCCGAGGGGTTGTGCGCGGACGGCCTGTACGCGCTGCTCCGCGAACAAGGCATCCGCCCAACCGTCGCCCGCCAGCGAATCGGCGCCCGCAACGCCACCGCGGCCGAGCGCCGCCTGCTGCACACGTCAAAAGCCGAACCGCTACTCACGATGACCCGCAGCGCGTACGACTCGGACGGCAAGCCAGTCGAATACGGCAACCACTGCTACCGCGCCGACCAATACGCCGTCGACGTCATGGTCTCCGAACGCTAA
- a CDS encoding C40 family peptidase, protein MSRKGTYRAVSTGRTYRTRGLALAAITSTALIGVMLVPGSAAAEPQPTLEQARAQVAALQEKAEIAGEAANDLRDDIKAATRKVKAISTGIKKQQAQVNGIKVQIGALAVAGYQQTGMTTTAQLLLSDDPDTFLAQASTAQAFAGQQSATLRRFQTAQGKLADLQSGERTELAALQSVQAKQDQLKAQADKALADAEQVVARLDKTARDKLAAEAREEERKLRELRASRDKGRMGEEINIPASGRAKIAVEYAMDQLGDRYVWGADGPSSFDCSGLTMTAWGKAGVSLSHSSRAQISEGRRVRRSALMPGDLVFYGSPIHHVGMYIGNGRMVHAPRPGKPVAIDDIDYMSGYAGATRPG, encoded by the coding sequence ATGAGTCGGAAGGGAACCTACCGGGCTGTGTCCACCGGCCGCACGTACCGCACCAGAGGTCTCGCCCTCGCCGCCATCACCAGCACCGCACTGATCGGAGTCATGCTCGTGCCGGGCTCGGCCGCCGCCGAACCCCAGCCGACACTGGAGCAGGCTCGCGCTCAGGTCGCCGCTCTCCAAGAGAAGGCTGAAATCGCCGGAGAGGCTGCGAACGATCTGCGCGACGACATCAAGGCGGCGACGCGCAAGGTCAAGGCGATCTCCACCGGCATTAAGAAGCAGCAGGCCCAGGTCAACGGCATCAAGGTTCAGATCGGCGCCCTCGCGGTGGCCGGCTACCAGCAGACCGGTATGACCACGACGGCCCAGCTGCTTCTGTCCGACGACCCGGACACGTTCCTCGCCCAGGCCTCCACGGCCCAGGCGTTCGCCGGTCAGCAGTCCGCCACGCTGCGGCGCTTCCAGACCGCGCAGGGCAAGCTGGCCGATCTCCAGTCCGGTGAGCGCACCGAGCTCGCCGCCCTGCAGAGCGTTCAGGCCAAGCAGGACCAGCTGAAGGCGCAGGCCGATAAGGCACTGGCCGACGCCGAGCAGGTCGTCGCCCGCCTCGACAAGACCGCGCGCGACAAGCTCGCGGCCGAGGCCCGGGAGGAAGAGCGCAAGCTCCGCGAGTTGCGCGCCAGCCGCGACAAGGGCCGGATGGGCGAAGAGATCAACATCCCGGCGTCCGGCCGCGCCAAGATCGCCGTTGAGTACGCGATGGACCAGCTCGGTGACCGCTACGTCTGGGGCGCCGATGGTCCGAGCTCGTTCGACTGCTCCGGTCTGACCATGACCGCTTGGGGCAAGGCCGGCGTCTCGCTGTCGCACTCCTCGCGGGCACAGATCAGCGAAGGCCGTCGGGTCAGGCGCAGCGCGCTGATGCCTGGTGACCTGGTCTTCTACGGCAGCCCGATCCACCACGTCGGCATGTACATCGGCAACGGCCGGATGGTGCACGCGCCGCGTCCGGGCAAACCGGTCGCGATCGACGACATCGACTACATGAGCGGTTACGCCGGCGCCACCCGTCCGGGCTAG